From Methylomonas sp. EFPC3, a single genomic window includes:
- a CDS encoding lytic transglycosylase domain-containing protein codes for MRISLLTVAAILLNACGGAPVKRDKIATARPNYVPQRQAYQAPPQSYRPASYSGVFLKPASLEPAVEFWRKTYAVWQRSEVAFHDDRYLDVIYEVMTLPGYVAEGLTVEQKDMISQRRDYWKAQLAGLESKLRYGAALTPGDRLLIAKLEANGRSLSSVLAGADARVRSQRGTRERFKRGLEISGRYDLQFRKVFRDAGLPEDLAYLPHVESSFQPGAKSSAGAVGMWQFTKAAAKTFMPGGGVVDQRFDPFASANGAARYLSYAYGKLGDWPAAVTSYNHGIGGMKRAQNQVGRDFAQIVETYDGPAFGFASRNYYAQFLAAREIASNPEPYFPEGVRYETPLAPGQYLAEE; via the coding sequence TTGCGCATATCATTACTGACGGTTGCGGCAATTCTACTGAATGCTTGCGGCGGCGCACCGGTCAAGCGCGATAAAATTGCCACTGCCCGTCCCAATTACGTACCGCAGCGCCAGGCTTACCAAGCGCCGCCTCAGAGCTACCGGCCTGCCAGCTATTCTGGGGTTTTTCTGAAGCCGGCGTCGTTGGAGCCGGCTGTGGAATTCTGGCGTAAAACCTATGCAGTCTGGCAGCGTTCCGAAGTCGCTTTCCACGACGACCGCTATTTGGACGTGATTTATGAAGTCATGACCTTGCCCGGTTACGTTGCGGAAGGTCTGACCGTCGAACAAAAAGATATGATCAGTCAGCGGCGTGATTACTGGAAGGCGCAATTAGCGGGATTGGAAAGCAAATTACGCTACGGCGCGGCTTTGACCCCCGGGGATAGGCTGTTGATTGCGAAACTGGAAGCTAACGGGCGTTCTTTGTCCAGTGTGCTGGCTGGTGCAGATGCTCGGGTGCGTTCGCAGCGCGGGACGCGTGAGCGGTTTAAGCGCGGGTTGGAAATTAGCGGGCGTTACGATTTGCAGTTCAGAAAAGTGTTCCGCGATGCCGGTTTGCCTGAAGACTTGGCCTATCTGCCGCACGTCGAATCCTCATTTCAACCGGGCGCCAAGTCCTCGGCTGGTGCGGTCGGCATGTGGCAGTTCACCAAAGCAGCCGCTAAAACCTTTATGCCCGGCGGTGGTGTAGTCGATCAACGTTTCGATCCTTTCGCGTCGGCAAACGGTGCCGCGCGATATTTGAGTTATGCATACGGAAAGTTGGGCGACTGGCCTGCTGCGGTTACCTCCTACAATCACGGTATCGGTGGTATGAAGCGGGCTCAAAACCAGGTTGGCAGGGATTTCGCTCAAATCGTGGAAACTTACGATGGACCGGCATTCGGTTTTGCGTCCCGGAACTATTACGCGCAGTTTCTGGCTGCACGCGAAATTGCCTCGAATCCGGAACCGTATTTTCCGGAGGGCGTGCGCTACGAAACACCGCTGGCTCCGGGGCAATATTTGGCCGAAGAGTAG
- a CDS encoding CPBP family intramembrane glutamic endopeptidase gives MGRFSLMRGLASALAPLLLLVMLAMLASVLGYAVLKLAGDVLSLAKIVSKITLVLLLLSVFPLKKYLQLSWTDLGFAPLPHFLKQVGNGFALSLVTLLPVLLILYLLQVHVWDDSRIWAWEAFAGKALLALLLAMLIAVGEELLFRGLLLSGLRRQMPLYAAMFASSLYYAALHFLKSSTPIAYADITPFSGLPLLAEAFANWFNPAIVSAFIALFAVGLFLAVLRSREGQGLGWSIGCHAGWVWQIKLSRDLCNVNLQADSVYLVNTYYDGVIGPLVAVWLTSVLIGYGLYVSYMRSR, from the coding sequence ATGGGGCGATTTTCGTTGATGCGCGGGTTGGCTTCCGCTCTGGCGCCTTTGCTGTTGTTGGTAATGCTGGCGATGCTGGCCAGCGTGCTGGGTTACGCTGTGCTGAAGCTGGCCGGAGACGTTTTGTCCCTGGCCAAGATTGTCAGCAAAATTACGCTGGTATTGCTGCTGCTCAGCGTATTTCCGTTAAAAAAGTATCTACAACTCAGTTGGACGGATTTGGGATTCGCGCCGTTGCCCCATTTTCTCAAGCAAGTCGGCAACGGTTTTGCATTGAGTTTGGTCACTTTGCTACCGGTCTTGCTGATTTTGTACCTGCTGCAAGTGCATGTCTGGGACGATAGCCGGATTTGGGCTTGGGAAGCGTTTGCTGGTAAAGCTTTGCTGGCATTGCTATTGGCGATGTTGATCGCCGTCGGCGAAGAATTGTTGTTTCGCGGTTTGCTGTTGAGCGGCCTGCGCCGGCAAATGCCGTTGTATGCTGCTATGTTTGCGAGTTCGCTGTACTATGCCGCGCTGCATTTCTTGAAAAGTTCGACGCCAATCGCTTATGCCGATATCACACCATTTAGCGGCTTGCCGTTGCTTGCCGAGGCATTTGCCAATTGGTTCAATCCGGCAATCGTTAGTGCCTTTATTGCTTTATTCGCGGTCGGACTATTCCTCGCCGTACTAAGAAGTCGTGAGGGGCAAGGATTGGGGTGGTCGATTGGCTGTCATGCCGGGTGGGTCTGGCAGATCAAACTCAGTCGGGATTTGTGCAACGTCAATTTGCAGGCTGATTCGGTTTATCTGGTCAACACCTATTACGACGGTGTGATTGGCCCACTGGTGGCTGTCTGGCTGACGTCGGTATTGATTGGTTACGGGTTGTATGTCAGCTACATGAGGTCACGCTAA
- a CDS encoding 16S rRNA (uracil(1498)-N(3))-methyltransferase: MRVSRLYVDLGLNVGRHIELNDAAGHYLRTVLRLKQDQEIVLFNGRGGEYRCRLEEVSRKRVSVAVEQFIDRSVESPLAINLGLGISRGDRMDWAVQKAVELGVASLTPLISERCVIKFDDDKKQQRQQHWQSIIQHAAEQSGRTHLPELNPPLALADWVDGQCGLKLFLDPYAKQVFSELNPGGEGVTLMSGPEGGFSDQEREYAKAAGFVPVRMGGRILRTETAVLAALAAVQTLWGDFR; this comes from the coding sequence ATGCGGGTATCGCGCTTATACGTTGACCTGGGGCTGAACGTTGGTCGACATATTGAGTTGAACGATGCGGCCGGACATTACCTGCGCACGGTGCTGCGATTGAAACAGGATCAGGAGATCGTGCTGTTCAACGGCCGTGGTGGCGAATATCGCTGCCGGCTCGAGGAAGTGAGCCGGAAGCGGGTAAGCGTGGCCGTCGAACAATTTATCGACCGTTCAGTCGAGTCGCCGCTGGCGATCAATCTGGGGTTGGGTATTTCGCGCGGCGACAGAATGGATTGGGCCGTACAAAAAGCGGTCGAATTGGGGGTGGCCAGTTTGACGCCGTTGATTAGCGAGCGCTGCGTGATCAAGTTCGACGACGACAAGAAGCAACAACGGCAACAGCATTGGCAAAGCATCATTCAGCATGCTGCCGAGCAATCGGGGCGGACGCATTTGCCGGAATTAAATCCTCCGCTCGCATTAGCTGATTGGGTCGACGGTCAATGCGGGCTCAAGTTGTTTTTGGATCCTTATGCCAAGCAAGTGTTCTCCGAACTTAATCCGGGGGGCGAGGGCGTGACTTTAATGTCCGGGCCGGAAGGCGGATTTAGCGACCAGGAACGCGAATACGCCAAAGCGGCCGGCTTTGTCCCGGTTAGAATGGGTGGCAGAATTTTGCGCACCGAAACCGCGGTGCTGGCCGCGTTGGCCGCCGTGCAAACCTTATGGGGCGATTTTCGTTGA
- a CDS encoding adenosylmethionine--8-amino-7-oxononanoate transaminase, with translation MNNKTIVERDLAVLWHPCSQMKDHERNMPMIPIKSGQGVWLEDFEGKRYLDAISSWWVNLFGHSNPTINQALKTQLDTLEHVILGGFTHQAALELAEKLVEITPPGLDKCFYADNGSSAIEIALKMSFHYWRNLGQSGKTKFITLENSYHGETLGALAVGNVALYKETYGPLLMEVITVPGPDCYYREPGESWEAYSIRRFADMDLTLAEHADQACAVIVEPLVQCAGNMRMYHPVYLKMLREACDKYGVHLIADEVAVGFGRTGTLFACEQAGISPDFICLSKGLTGGYLPLSAVLTGNPIYQAFYDDYQNLTAFLHSHSYTGNALGCRAALATIDIFQTEDVLGRNRTLAAVMANALDRFRDHPNVGEVRQTGMIAAIELVKDKQSREAYPWQQRRGLRVYRHALAQGVLLRPLGNVIYFMPPYVITEQEIELMVDTAWQGIQLAVQD, from the coding sequence ATGAACAATAAAACCATTGTCGAACGCGATCTCGCCGTGCTCTGGCACCCGTGTAGCCAGATGAAGGATCACGAGCGCAATATGCCGATGATTCCGATCAAGTCCGGCCAGGGAGTCTGGCTGGAAGATTTCGAAGGTAAGCGCTATCTGGACGCCATCAGTTCTTGGTGGGTCAATCTGTTCGGTCACAGCAATCCCACCATCAACCAGGCGCTCAAGACTCAACTCGACACGCTGGAACATGTCATCCTGGGTGGTTTTACCCATCAAGCGGCGCTGGAACTGGCGGAAAAGCTGGTGGAAATAACTCCGCCGGGCCTGGATAAATGCTTCTATGCCGATAACGGCTCGTCGGCAATCGAAATTGCGCTGAAGATGAGCTTTCATTATTGGCGTAATCTCGGTCAAAGTGGAAAAACCAAATTCATCACGCTGGAAAACAGTTACCACGGCGAAACCCTGGGGGCTTTGGCGGTTGGGAATGTCGCGTTGTACAAGGAGACTTACGGACCGCTGTTGATGGAGGTCATCACGGTTCCCGGGCCGGACTGTTACTACCGTGAGCCCGGCGAAAGTTGGGAGGCCTACTCGATTCGGCGGTTCGCCGACATGGATCTGACGCTTGCCGAACACGCGGATCAGGCTTGCGCCGTCATCGTCGAACCGCTGGTACAGTGTGCCGGCAATATGCGCATGTATCACCCCGTTTATTTAAAAATGTTGCGCGAGGCTTGCGATAAATACGGCGTGCATCTGATTGCCGATGAAGTCGCGGTCGGCTTCGGGCGCACCGGCACTCTGTTCGCTTGCGAGCAGGCCGGCATCAGCCCCGATTTCATCTGTCTTTCCAAAGGTTTGACCGGCGGCTACTTGCCGTTGTCGGCGGTCTTGACCGGCAATCCGATTTATCAGGCGTTTTACGACGATTATCAAAATTTGACCGCATTTCTGCATTCCCATAGTTACACCGGTAACGCTTTGGGCTGCCGAGCGGCGCTGGCGACCATCGACATATTCCAAACTGAGGACGTTTTGGGCAGAAACCGCACCTTGGCGGCGGTGATGGCAAACGCACTGGATCGTTTTCGCGATCACCCAAACGTCGGCGAAGTCCGGCAAACCGGCATGATTGCCGCGATCGAGTTGGTAAAAGACAAACAGAGCCGAGAAGCGTATCCCTGGCAGCAGCGGCGCGGATTGCGGGTTTACCGCCATGCACTGGCGCAAGGGGTATTGTTAAGGCCGCTCGGCAACGTGATTTATTTCATGCCGCCTTACGTGATAACCGAACAGGAGATAGAGCTGATGGTGGACACGGCCTGGCAAGGCATTCAATTGGCGGTGCAAGACTGA
- the ahcY gene encoding adenosylhomocysteinase, whose translation MTQTDYKVADMALADWGRKEIKIAETEMPGLMALRAEYGAQQPLKGARIAGCLHMTIQTAVLIETLTALGAEVRWSSCNIFSTQDHAAAAIAAAGIPVFAWKGETEAEAEWCIEQTILGPNGWRPNMILDDGGDLTNMMHDKFPELMADVKGLSEETTTGVLRLTERVAKGSLKVPAFNVNDSVTKSKFDNLYGCRESLVDGIKRATDVMVAGKIAIVCGYGDVGKGCAQSLRGLGATVWITEVDPICALQAAMEGYRVVTMDEAASQGNIFVTATGNVHVITHDHMKAMRDQAIVCNIGHFDSEIDIASLRHYTWENIKPQVDHVIFPDGKRIIVLAEGRLVNLGCATGHPSFVMSNSFCNQVLAQIELWTNASAYENKVYILPKKLDEKVARSHLAQIGVKLTQLSPEQAAYINVPVEGPYKPEHYRY comes from the coding sequence ATGACTCAAACCGATTACAAAGTAGCGGACATGGCTTTGGCCGATTGGGGCCGTAAGGAAATCAAAATCGCTGAAACCGAAATGCCGGGTTTGATGGCCTTGCGCGCCGAATACGGTGCTCAGCAGCCGTTAAAAGGCGCCCGCATTGCCGGCTGCTTGCATATGACGATTCAAACCGCGGTGTTGATCGAGACCTTGACTGCCCTGGGTGCCGAAGTGCGCTGGTCGTCTTGCAACATCTTCTCTACTCAAGACCATGCCGCAGCGGCGATTGCCGCAGCCGGTATCCCGGTATTTGCTTGGAAAGGCGAGACCGAAGCCGAAGCCGAATGGTGTATCGAACAAACCATTCTGGGCCCTAACGGTTGGCGTCCGAACATGATTCTGGACGACGGCGGCGACCTGACCAACATGATGCACGACAAGTTTCCGGAGCTGATGGCAGACGTCAAAGGCTTGTCGGAAGAAACCACCACCGGCGTATTGCGTTTGACCGAAAGGGTTGCCAAAGGCAGTTTGAAAGTACCGGCGTTCAACGTCAACGACTCTGTAACCAAATCCAAATTCGACAACCTGTATGGTTGCCGCGAATCCTTGGTCGATGGCATCAAGCGTGCCACCGACGTGATGGTCGCTGGCAAAATCGCCATCGTCTGTGGTTATGGGGACGTGGGTAAAGGCTGCGCGCAATCACTGCGCGGTTTGGGCGCCACCGTTTGGATTACCGAAGTTGACCCGATTTGCGCGTTACAGGCGGCGATGGAAGGCTATCGCGTGGTAACGATGGACGAAGCCGCTTCACAAGGTAACATTTTCGTCACCGCGACCGGTAACGTCCATGTCATCACCCATGACCACATGAAAGCGATGCGCGATCAGGCCATCGTCTGCAACATCGGTCATTTCGATTCCGAAATCGATATCGCTTCGTTGCGCCATTACACCTGGGAAAACATCAAACCGCAGGTCGACCACGTGATTTTCCCGGACGGTAAGCGCATAATCGTGTTGGCCGAAGGCCGCTTGGTAAATCTGGGTTGCGCAACCGGCCACCCGAGCTTCGTAATGTCCAACTCGTTCTGCAATCAGGTATTGGCGCAGATCGAACTGTGGACCAACGCGTCGGCTTACGAAAACAAAGTCTACATTCTGCCGAAAAAACTCGACGAAAAAGTGGCGCGCTCGCATTTGGCGCAAATCGGCGTGAAATTGACCCAGTTGTCGCCGGAGCAGGCCGCTTATATCAACGTGCCGGTCGAAGGTCCGTACAAACCGGAACATTACCGTTACTAA
- the metK gene encoding methionine adenosyltransferase, with protein sequence MNKNYLFTSESVSEGHPDKVADQISDAVVDALLAQDPRSRVACETLVKTGMVVLAGEITTNAWVDTEELVRKVVCEIGYDSGDIGFDGNSCAVLNAIGKQSADIAMGVDESENHEQGAGDQGLMFGYASNETDVLMPAPITYAHRLVERQAQIRKNKTLPWLRPDAKSQVTFRYENNKPVAIDAVVLSTQHSPEIGGKQLEEAVMDEIILPTLPKEWLHKDTKYFINPTGQFIIGGPVGDCGLTGRKIIVDTYGGMARHGGGAFSGKDPSKVDRSAAYMGRYVAKNIVAAGLAERCEIQVSYAIGVAEPTSISIETFGTGKIDEERLVKIVREHFDLRPKGLIAQLGLLKPIYRPTAAYGHFGRNEATFSWEKTDKAEALKDAAGI encoded by the coding sequence GTGAATAAAAACTACCTTTTTACCTCAGAATCTGTATCGGAAGGCCATCCGGATAAAGTAGCGGACCAGATTTCCGACGCCGTGGTCGATGCCTTGTTGGCTCAGGACCCTCGTTCGCGGGTGGCTTGCGAAACTTTGGTTAAAACCGGCATGGTCGTATTGGCCGGTGAAATTACCACCAACGCCTGGGTCGATACCGAAGAGTTGGTTAGAAAGGTAGTTTGCGAAATCGGTTACGATTCCGGTGATATCGGTTTCGATGGCAATAGCTGCGCGGTGTTAAACGCAATTGGCAAACAATCTGCTGACATCGCCATGGGCGTGGATGAATCCGAAAACCACGAACAAGGCGCCGGCGACCAAGGCCTAATGTTTGGTTATGCCAGTAACGAAACTGACGTGTTGATGCCAGCGCCGATTACCTACGCTCACCGCTTGGTTGAACGGCAAGCACAGATTCGCAAAAACAAAACCCTGCCTTGGTTGCGCCCTGACGCCAAAAGCCAGGTGACTTTCCGTTACGAAAACAACAAGCCGGTAGCGATTGATGCAGTGGTATTGTCTACTCAGCACTCGCCGGAAATCGGCGGCAAACAGCTCGAAGAAGCGGTGATGGATGAAATCATCCTGCCGACGCTGCCGAAAGAATGGCTGCATAAAGACACCAAGTATTTCATCAATCCAACCGGCCAGTTCATCATCGGCGGTCCGGTCGGTGACTGCGGATTGACCGGTCGTAAAATTATCGTCGATACCTACGGCGGTATGGCTCGTCACGGCGGTGGCGCCTTCTCCGGTAAAGATCCATCCAAAGTCGACCGTTCGGCAGCCTATATGGGACGCTATGTGGCCAAGAACATCGTGGCCGCCGGCCTGGCCGAACGTTGCGAGATCCAGGTGTCTTACGCCATCGGCGTTGCCGAGCCCACCTCGATCAGCATCGAAACTTTCGGTACCGGCAAAATCGACGAAGAACGTTTGGTCAAAATCGTCCGCGAACACTTCGATTTACGTCCAAAAGGCTTGATCGCTCAACTCGGCTTGTTGAAACCGATTTACCGCCCGACCGCGGCCTACGGCCACTTTGGCCGCAACGAAGCGACCTTCAGCTGGGAAAAAACCGACAAAGCCGAGGCTTTGAAAGACGCGGCTGGCATCTAA